The following are from one region of the Hymenobacter radiodurans genome:
- the proC gene encoding pyrroline-5-carboxylate reductase translates to MNKNLRIAILGCGNMGRAFAKAFLQYNLVARTDMLLLGRDDAHCERLNASQLGMPTALLSAEVGSYDVVLVAVKPQDFGRVADGLRQVLQPEQVVVSIMAGIPIARLQRELNHRQVLRAMPNTPALLGMGITGFSASSEVSRTRLHQVENLLNATGRSIFMEDESLLDAVTAVSGSGPAYFYYIVQAMMRAGQELGFSESVAGLLVKQTMLGAFHLLNNSDQSIDQLIANVASKGGTTEAALRTFRAGHLAETLVDGIKAAQQRATELAKE, encoded by the coding sequence ATGAATAAGAACTTACGCATCGCCATTCTGGGCTGCGGCAACATGGGGCGGGCTTTTGCGAAAGCGTTTCTGCAGTACAACCTTGTGGCGCGCACCGATATGCTGCTGCTTGGCCGCGACGACGCGCATTGTGAGCGCCTGAATGCCAGCCAGCTGGGTATGCCAACGGCCTTGTTATCCGCCGAGGTTGGCAGCTACGATGTAGTATTAGTTGCGGTAAAGCCCCAGGATTTCGGCCGGGTAGCTGATGGGCTGCGGCAGGTGCTACAACCCGAGCAGGTGGTAGTATCCATCATGGCCGGCATCCCGATTGCGCGCCTGCAGCGTGAACTGAACCACCGCCAGGTATTGCGGGCCATGCCGAATACGCCAGCGTTGCTAGGTATGGGAATCACGGGTTTTTCGGCGTCTTCAGAGGTAAGCCGTACGCGGTTACATCAGGTCGAAAACCTCCTTAATGCTACGGGGCGGTCTATTTTTATGGAAGATGAGAGCCTGCTCGATGCTGTTACGGCCGTCAGTGGCAGTGGGCCGGCGTACTTTTATTACATCGTGCAGGCTATGATGCGAGCTGGGCAGGAGCTGGGGTTCTCGGAGTCGGTGGCGGGGCTGCTGGTAAAGCAGACGATGCTGGGGGCCTTTCATTTGCTGAACAATTCCGACCAAAGCATCGACCAGCTTATTGCCAATGTGGCGTCCAAAGGCGGCACCACGGAAGCAGCGTTGCGTACTTTCCGGGCGGGTCACCTAGCCGAAACACTGGTGGATGGGATAAAAGCGGCTCAGCAACGCGCTACCGAGTTGGCAAAAGAATAG
- a CDS encoding DoxX family protein translates to MLLFENTYRTRDFGLLVLRVGLGMMFTIHGYPKLMGGQAAWTEVGGVMKLVGLDFAPTAWGLLAAVAEAVGGQLLAVGLFFRITCAALLITMIMAAIMHISKGDGFAGYSHAVESAFVFLGLLFIGPGRYSLDRLLFPGPRRLYQ, encoded by the coding sequence ATGCTTCTGTTCGAAAACACCTACCGTACACGTGACTTTGGGCTGTTGGTATTACGGGTTGGCTTGGGAATGATGTTCACGATACATGGCTATCCGAAGCTGATGGGTGGTCAGGCCGCCTGGACGGAAGTAGGCGGCGTGATGAAGCTGGTCGGGCTTGATTTTGCTCCTACTGCCTGGGGGCTTCTTGCCGCCGTTGCTGAGGCCGTTGGGGGGCAATTATTAGCCGTAGGGTTGTTCTTTCGAATCACCTGCGCCGCTCTGCTTATCACCATGATTATGGCCGCCATCATGCACATCAGCAAAGGCGACGGTTTTGCCGGTTATTCCCACGCCGTTGAGTCAGCATTCGTGTTTTTGGGTCTGCTATTCATCGGACCCGGCCGGTACAGCCTAGATAGATTGCTATTTCCGGGTCCACGCAGATTGTATCAATAA
- a CDS encoding ABC transporter ATP-binding protein: protein MPILEIENLSKSYGSTQALKGLNLTVEAGSVYGLLGPNGSGKTTTLGIALGVLQPSGGSVRWFGGQISSASKRRVGALLETPNFFPYLSARQNLQIAAEVKGADPSTIAEALEITGLAARQHDAFRGYSLGMKQRLALASTLLGRPEVLVLDEPTNGLDPQGIAEVRALVLRLAAEGKTIILASHLLDEIEKVCTHVAVLQRGELRAAGPVSDILAVADRVVLRLAPNAAPAALLEALGAFSG, encoded by the coding sequence ATGCCTATCCTTGAAATCGAGAACCTCTCCAAAAGCTATGGAAGTACGCAGGCACTCAAGGGCCTGAACCTGACGGTGGAGGCTGGTAGCGTGTACGGGTTATTGGGGCCAAATGGCAGCGGCAAAACCACTACGCTCGGCATTGCGCTGGGAGTGCTCCAACCATCGGGGGGCAGCGTGCGCTGGTTTGGGGGGCAAATTTCGAGTGCCAGCAAGCGCCGGGTAGGCGCTTTGCTGGAAACTCCCAACTTTTTTCCCTACCTCTCCGCTCGCCAAAACCTGCAGATTGCCGCCGAGGTAAAAGGCGCCGACCCATCCACCATTGCGGAAGCGCTGGAAATAACCGGCCTGGCCGCCCGCCAGCACGATGCCTTTCGGGGCTACTCGCTGGGCATGAAACAACGACTGGCGCTGGCGTCTACGTTGCTGGGTCGGCCGGAGGTTCTGGTTCTCGACGAGCCCACCAATGGCCTTGACCCGCAGGGCATTGCCGAAGTTCGGGCGCTGGTGCTGCGTTTAGCGGCGGAGGGCAAGACGATTATTCTGGCCAGTCATCTGCTCGATGAGATTGAGAAAGTATGCACCCATGTGGCCGTGCTTCAGCGCGGCGAGTTGCGCGCTGCGGGCCCCGTCAGCGACATTCTGGCCGTGGCCGACCGTGTTGTGCTGCGTTTGGCTCCCAATGCCGCGCCGGCTGCACTGCTGGAGGCCCTGGGGGCTTTTTCTGGGTAA
- a CDS encoding alpha/beta hydrolase — protein sequence MNRFILFLSCVLVCYHGAAQPGNQTVLGHTDSLRSTILKENRKFYVHVPAGAAGQAATQRYPVVYLFDADAQFAAATSMIQYLSTNYNALCPQMIVVGLLHSDRRKDLTPTHVVADPPFWAPGASKTTGGGEPFIAFIEQELMPYIDAHYPTQPRKMLIGHSLGGWP from the coding sequence ATGAACCGATTTATTCTTTTCCTGTCGTGCGTTTTGGTGTGCTATCATGGCGCGGCGCAGCCCGGCAACCAAACGGTCCTGGGCCACACGGACAGCCTCCGGTCCACGATACTGAAAGAAAACCGAAAGTTTTATGTCCACGTGCCCGCTGGTGCGGCAGGCCAGGCGGCCACACAACGGTACCCGGTGGTGTACTTATTCGATGCCGACGCCCAATTTGCCGCGGCGACGAGCATGATTCAGTACCTCAGCACCAACTACAACGCGCTGTGTCCGCAAATGATCGTGGTCGGCCTACTACATTCAGATAGACGAAAAGATTTGACCCCCACGCACGTGGTCGCCGACCCACCTTTTTGGGCGCCGGGTGCCAGCAAAACGACTGGAGGGGGCGAACCATTTATTGCGTTTATCGAACAGGAATTGATGCCATATATCGACGCGCACTACCCGACCCAACCCCGCAAAATGCTGATCGGCCACTCTCTTGGGGGCTGGCCGTAA
- a CDS encoding DUF4394 domain-containing protein encodes MLKLSSLAKWGVAVLLLSSLTSCEDILEQYFPKPKPTPTFPSLGVDIPFYTLSGGTKLDAYSTANPSTPTVSVAITGLQAGETLLAIDFRPATGQLYGVSSMSRIYVINQNTGRAHAIGTGPFNPTVQGNLVGFDFNPTVDRIRLVTSTGQNLRLNPETGTVANTDGSINGVAGAMLTGAAYTNNTAGASITALYAINTQNQQLYLVNPPNDGTVVPVGDLNLNISGDGGFDIDAKTGTALGLYSVQGKPTLFTVNLGTGTARPLAEYATNSGYSGIAIPTQPVLYVATVSTAANGQITNSLFISDPTSSATAVQKPITGITAGQVLLDIDFRPANGQLYAIGRTPEVDGQPRNAQLYTLNAATGAATPIGSSNVTGIVTTNVFGMDFNPVIDQLIFADFDNVLFAVNPTTGATTRGVGNVFLAGRLSPTVAAIAHDNNYVGATTTNLYFANIQSSGVFANVPTTNGRITDVGFNTLDVGGRSNLGYGLDNNDVVRTVNLTTGETKNLGALRRPEGSDPNARVTGATIGLGF; translated from the coding sequence ATGCTAAAACTCTCCTCCCTCGCCAAATGGGGCGTGGCTGTACTATTATTGTCTTCGCTGACCAGTTGCGAGGATATTCTGGAGCAGTACTTCCCCAAACCAAAACCTACCCCCACGTTTCCTTCTTTAGGGGTGGATATTCCTTTCTACACCTTATCGGGCGGCACCAAGCTCGACGCCTACTCCACCGCTAACCCGAGCACACCTACAGTTTCGGTCGCCATTACGGGCCTACAGGCTGGGGAGACGCTTTTAGCTATTGACTTCCGGCCCGCTACGGGCCAACTCTACGGCGTGAGCAGCATGAGTCGGATCTATGTTATCAATCAGAATACTGGCAGAGCCCACGCCATTGGTACCGGGCCATTCAATCCTACCGTGCAGGGCAACCTAGTTGGCTTTGATTTTAACCCCACTGTAGACCGCATTCGCTTAGTCACTTCAACAGGGCAGAATTTGCGCCTCAATCCTGAGACGGGCACGGTAGCCAATACGGATGGTAGCATAAATGGAGTCGCTGGGGCAATGCTAACAGGGGCCGCTTACACCAATAATACTGCAGGTGCTTCAATCACGGCTTTGTATGCCATCAACACCCAGAACCAGCAACTCTACTTGGTCAATCCGCCCAACGACGGCACCGTCGTACCGGTGGGCGATTTGAACCTAAACATCAGCGGCGATGGGGGTTTTGATATCGATGCCAAGACCGGCACCGCCCTAGGCTTGTATTCGGTACAAGGTAAGCCCACCCTGTTTACTGTGAACCTCGGTACCGGTACAGCCCGACCTTTAGCTGAGTATGCTACGAACTCCGGGTATTCGGGCATTGCCATCCCGACGCAGCCAGTGCTTTATGTTGCCACCGTTAGCACAGCTGCTAATGGTCAGATAACCAACTCGCTCTTTATTTCTGATCCTACCTCATCAGCGACTGCCGTGCAGAAGCCGATTACGGGAATTACAGCAGGACAAGTGCTTTTAGATATAGATTTTCGGCCTGCTAACGGGCAGCTCTACGCCATTGGTCGGACGCCTGAAGTGGATGGTCAGCCCAGAAACGCCCAGCTTTATACTCTCAATGCGGCTACCGGTGCAGCCACTCCTATTGGTTCCTCGAACGTCACTGGCATAGTGACCACCAATGTTTTTGGTATGGATTTCAATCCCGTCATCGACCAACTCATATTTGCTGATTTTGATAATGTACTTTTTGCCGTAAACCCTACAACCGGCGCTACGACAAGGGGCGTGGGGAATGTCTTTCTCGCTGGGAGGCTTTCGCCAACTGTTGCCGCAATAGCTCATGATAATAACTACGTTGGTGCTACAACAACTAACCTGTATTTCGCAAATATTCAATCAAGTGGCGTATTTGCCAACGTTCCCACCACTAACGGTAGGATCACTGACGTGGGATTTAATACGCTTGATGTAGGTGGTAGAAGTAACCTAGGGTATGGCCTGGACAATAACGATGTAGTTAGGACAGTAAACTTAACTACAGGTGAAACGAAGAATTTAGGTGCGCTACGCCGTCCTGAGGGTAGCGATCCGAATGCCCGAGTTACTGGCGCAACTATTGGCTTAGGCTTCTAA
- a CDS encoding bifunctional 3,4-dihydroxy-2-butanone-4-phosphate synthase/GTP cyclohydrolase II yields MLNSIEDAIADIRAGKVVIVVDDEDRENEGDFICAARCATPEIVNFMATHGRGLVCAPLTEDRCEELGLELMVGRNTALHATPFTVSVDLLTHGVTTGISASDRSKTIMALIDPATKPEELGKPGHIFPLKARKEGVLRRAGHTEAAVDLARLAGFEPAGVLVEILKEDGEMARLPDLEEVAQRWNLKLISVQDLIKYRLAKESLITRDITVKLPTQWGDFDLYAFTQRSNGAQHLALVKGDLTGSEPPLVRVHSSCVTGDIFGSCRCDCGPQLHRAMEQIDKAGRGVVVYMNQEGRGIGLLNKLKAYKLQEQGRDTVEANVELGFGMDERDYGVGASILRDLGISKMRLLTNNPRKRTGLMGYGLEIVETVAIEIEPNQHNQSYLTTKRDKLGHMILSKPHPGKTTVEAEKEL; encoded by the coding sequence ATGCTTAATTCAATAGAAGACGCCATTGCCGATATTCGCGCCGGCAAAGTAGTTATCGTGGTCGACGACGAAGACCGCGAAAACGAAGGCGACTTTATCTGTGCTGCCCGCTGTGCTACCCCCGAAATTGTAAATTTTATGGCCACTCACGGCCGCGGCTTGGTGTGCGCACCGCTGACTGAAGACCGCTGCGAGGAGTTGGGTTTGGAGCTAATGGTAGGCCGCAATACGGCCCTGCACGCGACTCCTTTCACGGTATCGGTTGACTTGCTGACCCACGGTGTCACGACGGGTATTTCCGCCTCCGACCGCTCCAAGACCATCATGGCCCTCATTGACCCCGCTACCAAGCCGGAAGAGCTCGGTAAGCCGGGGCATATTTTTCCGCTGAAAGCGCGTAAGGAAGGGGTGTTGCGCCGTGCTGGTCACACCGAGGCCGCTGTTGACTTAGCGCGCTTGGCGGGGTTTGAGCCGGCTGGAGTGCTGGTGGAGATTCTGAAGGAAGACGGTGAAATGGCCCGCCTGCCCGACCTAGAGGAAGTGGCCCAGCGCTGGAATTTAAAGCTGATTTCGGTACAGGACCTGATCAAGTATCGGCTGGCCAAAGAGAGCCTGATTACGCGTGACATCACCGTCAAATTGCCCACGCAATGGGGCGATTTCGACCTGTATGCTTTCACCCAGCGCTCCAATGGTGCTCAGCACTTGGCCTTAGTAAAAGGTGACCTAACTGGCTCTGAGCCACCGCTAGTACGGGTGCACTCGTCTTGCGTAACCGGTGATATTTTCGGCTCGTGCCGCTGCGATTGTGGTCCGCAATTGCACCGCGCCATGGAGCAGATCGACAAGGCTGGTCGGGGTGTGGTGGTATACATGAACCAGGAGGGCCGGGGAATTGGCCTCCTGAATAAGTTGAAGGCTTACAAGCTGCAGGAGCAGGGCCGCGACACGGTGGAAGCCAACGTAGAGCTGGGTTTTGGCATGGATGAGCGTGATTACGGCGTAGGCGCTTCTATTTTGCGCGACCTAGGAATCAGCAAGATGCGGTTACTGACCAACAACCCGCGCAAGCGCACCGGCCTGATGGGCTACGGACTGGAAATTGTGGAAACCGTAGCCATTGAAATTGAACCCAACCAACATAACCAGAGTTACTTAACTACCAAGCGCGATAAGCTCGGCCACATGATTCTGAGTAAGCCGCACCCCGGTAAAACGACGGTAGAAGCCGAAAAAGAATTGTAG
- a CDS encoding glycosyltransferase, producing MKLLVLLSRFPYPLDKGDKLRAFHQLRYLAQRHEICLFALTDEPVSPSALAAVTPLCAGGLHIYQLRRPRIGLNMTRALASGLPLQVGYFHDAKAQRCLDQLITQFQPDHAYCQLIRMAEYLRPHAKTLPCTLDYMDVFSAGMLRRAEKAPQWQRPVFQLEAQRLRTYEAAAFEWFRHHTIISDQDRQLIDHPRRAEIEVVLNGIDTTYFRPVQSKKEYEILFCGNMNYHPNVDAAVFLAEEILPLVRQRHPQARLLIAGTTPAPRVLALASPAVTVSGWLSDIREAYAAAGVFVAPMRVGTGLQNKLLEAMAMRLPCVTTPLANNALRGTVGEHLLVGQTAAELAAHISDLLAKTEQAKALAQRGLEFVRENYNWATATSRLERLFEKT from the coding sequence ATGAAGCTGCTCGTCCTGCTGTCCCGGTTTCCTTATCCGCTTGACAAAGGCGACAAGCTGCGTGCCTTCCATCAGCTCCGCTACCTAGCTCAGCGCCACGAGATTTGCCTGTTTGCCCTCACTGATGAACCTGTGTCGCCATCTGCGCTGGCGGCCGTAACGCCACTCTGTGCGGGTGGACTGCATATTTATCAGCTGCGCCGGCCTCGCATCGGCCTGAATATGACGCGCGCCCTAGCTAGTGGGCTGCCATTGCAAGTGGGCTACTTTCATGATGCAAAGGCCCAGCGCTGCCTCGACCAGCTAATCACGCAGTTTCAGCCTGACCACGCCTACTGCCAGCTCATCCGCATGGCGGAGTACCTGCGCCCGCACGCGAAGACATTGCCCTGCACCCTGGATTATATGGATGTATTCTCGGCTGGCATGTTGCGGCGGGCCGAAAAAGCCCCCCAGTGGCAGCGACCGGTGTTTCAGCTCGAAGCCCAACGCCTGCGCACTTACGAGGCGGCAGCATTTGAGTGGTTTCGCCACCACACCATCATCTCCGACCAGGACCGTCAGCTTATCGACCACCCGCGGCGGGCCGAGATTGAGGTGGTACTGAACGGTATTGATACCACCTATTTCCGGCCCGTGCAGAGCAAAAAAGAGTATGAGATTCTATTCTGCGGCAACATGAACTACCACCCCAATGTGGATGCCGCCGTATTTCTGGCCGAAGAGATTTTGCCGCTGGTACGGCAGCGTCATCCGCAGGCTCGTCTGCTGATTGCGGGCACCACGCCGGCGCCGCGAGTACTGGCGCTGGCCTCACCCGCCGTCACAGTTAGCGGCTGGCTCTCCGATATTCGGGAGGCGTACGCGGCGGCCGGCGTATTTGTGGCGCCCATGCGCGTGGGCACGGGCTTGCAGAACAAGCTGCTCGAAGCCATGGCCATGCGCCTGCCGTGTGTGACTACCCCGCTGGCAAATAATGCCTTACGCGGAACAGTAGGAGAGCATTTGTTAGTTGGCCAAACTGCGGCCGAACTGGCAGCGCACATCAGCGACCTGCTCGCGAAGACTGAACAGGCGAAAGCATTGGCCCAGCGGGGGCTTGAGTTTGTGCGCGAAAACTACAACTGGGCCACGGCTACCAGCCGATTGGAGCGCCTGTTTGAAAAGACCTAG
- a CDS encoding M14 family metallopeptidase encodes MLALLLSASLLFTAPADWRTPFEKGNGNTTATYAECIDYYKRLDAAYPEITLREAGTTDIGQPLHEVVVSLDGDADPSSVRAKNRRVIFIQNGIHPGEPEGIDASMMLVRDYVQKKELRRQLENITLVLIPIYNVDGSLNRNSTTRTNQNGPQEYGFRGNARNLDLNRDYIKQDSRNARSFAHLFQRWQPEVFVDTHTSNGADYQYTMTLIDTQRDKLHPAMSQYMQQRLLPALYAGMEKKKWPLTPYVDFEGRTPESGLRGFLETPRYSTGYTTLFNTLGFVTETHMLKEFAPRVRVTYDFLDLLIRTVHQDAAQIKQARATADQQTRTQTDFPLTWKLDTTQVDKFSFRGYEGRTKTSEVSGQPRLYYDRKAPFTRPVNYYHTYRPTTTVRRPVAYLIPQAWGEVLERLRLSGVQLQQLRRDTTLTTEVYYVEDYKTSPRPYEGHYIHSQVKLRPEQQALAFRKGDYVAVVDQAAARYLVETLEPQATDSFFNWGFFDSILQQKEHFSDYVFEDLAAELLRRDPQLRQQLEARKKEDPAFAKSASAQLDFVYRRSPHYEKSYLRYPVARWMGGKLPVE; translated from the coding sequence ATGCTCGCTCTTCTCCTCTCTGCCTCCCTGCTTTTCACTGCGCCTGCCGACTGGCGCACGCCTTTCGAGAAAGGCAACGGCAATACCACCGCCACCTACGCCGAGTGCATCGACTACTATAAAAGGCTCGACGCGGCCTACCCTGAAATTACACTGCGCGAGGCCGGCACCACCGACATTGGCCAGCCGCTGCACGAGGTAGTCGTGTCGCTAGACGGGGACGCGGACCCGTCTTCAGTCCGGGCCAAAAACCGCCGCGTCATCTTTATCCAAAACGGTATTCACCCCGGCGAGCCCGAAGGCATTGATGCCAGCATGATGCTCGTGCGCGACTACGTGCAGAAAAAAGAGCTACGGCGCCAACTCGAAAATATCACATTGGTGCTCATCCCGATTTACAACGTAGATGGCTCCCTAAATCGTAACAGCACTACCCGCACCAACCAAAATGGCCCCCAGGAATACGGCTTCCGGGGCAACGCCCGCAACCTCGATTTGAACCGCGACTACATCAAGCAGGACTCGCGCAATGCCCGCAGTTTTGCCCATCTTTTCCAGCGTTGGCAACCGGAAGTATTTGTTGATACACACACATCGAATGGCGCTGATTATCAATACACCATGACGCTGATTGACACGCAGCGCGATAAGCTGCATCCGGCTATGAGCCAATACATGCAACAGCGGTTGCTGCCGGCTTTGTACGCGGGCATGGAAAAGAAGAAATGGCCTTTGACGCCTTATGTCGACTTTGAGGGCCGTACGCCGGAGAGTGGCCTGCGGGGCTTCCTGGAAACGCCGCGCTACTCCACCGGCTACACCACATTGTTCAATACGCTGGGCTTCGTGACCGAGACGCACATGCTCAAGGAATTTGCCCCCCGGGTGCGTGTTACCTACGATTTTCTGGATTTGCTCATTCGTACTGTGCACCAGGATGCCGCCCAAATCAAGCAAGCCCGCGCCACGGCCGACCAGCAAACCCGCACCCAAACTGACTTCCCTCTGACGTGGAAACTAGACACCACGCAGGTAGACAAATTCAGCTTCCGGGGCTATGAAGGCCGTACCAAAACAAGCGAAGTGAGCGGGCAGCCACGCCTTTATTATGACCGTAAAGCTCCTTTCACACGGCCCGTCAACTACTACCACACCTACCGCCCCACTACCACCGTGCGCCGGCCCGTGGCTTACCTTATTCCCCAGGCTTGGGGCGAGGTGCTGGAGCGCCTGCGCCTGAGCGGCGTACAGCTTCAGCAGCTTCGCCGCGACACCACACTCACCACGGAGGTGTACTATGTGGAAGATTATAAAACGTCGCCGCGACCCTACGAAGGCCACTACATCCATTCGCAGGTGAAGTTGCGGCCCGAGCAGCAAGCGTTAGCATTCCGAAAAGGAGACTACGTGGCAGTAGTTGACCAAGCAGCTGCCCGCTACCTTGTTGAAACCCTTGAGCCACAAGCCACGGATTCCTTCTTCAATTGGGGCTTTTTCGACAGTATTCTCCAGCAGAAAGAACACTTCTCCGACTATGTGTTCGAGGATCTTGCCGCCGAGCTACTCCGCCGCGACCCACAGCTCCGTCAACAGCTCGAAGCCCGCAAAAAAGAAGATCCAGCCTTTGCCAAAAGTGCCAGCGCCCAGCTGGACTTCGTTTACCGCCGCTCTCCACATTACGAAAAATCTTACTTGCGCTACCCCGTAGCCCGCTGGATGGGGGGCAAATTGCCGGTTGAATAG
- a CDS encoding glycosyltransferase family 4 protein: protein MPFPPHDGGAIAMYDVAADLARAGHRVTVLAANTPKHEQAADVLSHLPGVRLLTVPIDTRLNPVNALKNLLLGKVPYNVERFISPQMVAELKQLLRTERFDVVQVEGTFVAWYVDIIRAEVPNLPVVLRAHNVEHTIWKMLAERERNPIKAMYLHHLANGLKRFEEKYLPRFNAVAAITAPDQRRLRTMGCPEPVVFIPAGVDLKRFQIDAAIQPKPRTLFMIGSLNWLPNLEGFDWFLTNVWPYVHEQMPELELHIAGKDTPERILRLRGAMYSCTASLSRRRSLCSAMKS from the coding sequence GTGCCGTTTCCGCCCCATGACGGAGGCGCCATTGCCATGTACGACGTTGCTGCTGACCTGGCCCGTGCGGGGCACCGCGTAACTGTACTGGCCGCCAACACGCCCAAACACGAGCAGGCGGCGGATGTATTGAGCCACTTGCCCGGCGTACGCCTACTCACGGTGCCCATTGATACGCGCCTAAACCCCGTAAATGCGCTCAAAAACCTACTTTTGGGTAAAGTGCCCTATAATGTTGAGCGGTTTATAAGCCCGCAGATGGTGGCGGAGCTGAAGCAGCTACTCCGCACGGAGCGCTTTGACGTGGTGCAGGTGGAGGGCACGTTCGTGGCGTGGTATGTGGATATTATTCGGGCCGAAGTCCCCAACCTGCCGGTAGTGCTGCGCGCGCATAATGTGGAGCATACGATCTGGAAAATGTTGGCGGAGCGGGAGCGCAACCCGATCAAAGCCATGTATCTGCATCATCTGGCGAACGGGCTGAAGCGTTTCGAGGAAAAGTATTTGCCCCGTTTTAATGCAGTGGCCGCCATTACGGCGCCTGATCAGCGCCGCCTACGGACCATGGGCTGCCCGGAGCCGGTGGTGTTTATTCCGGCTGGCGTGGACTTGAAGCGGTTTCAAATAGATGCGGCTATTCAGCCCAAGCCCAGAACGCTGTTTATGATTGGCTCGCTGAACTGGCTACCCAATCTGGAAGGCTTCGACTGGTTTCTGACCAATGTGTGGCCCTATGTGCACGAGCAGATGCCGGAGCTGGAGCTTCACATTGCTGGCAAGGATACGCCTGAGCGCATCTTGCGGCTGCGGGGGGCAATGTATTCGTGCACGGCTTCGTTGAGTCGGCGGCGGAGTTTATGCAGCGCTATGAAATCATGA
- a CDS encoding ABC transporter permease — protein sequence MLVRAELRKLLPYRTVWIVLALFVGLLAFFVSVGGNVTINGQTMGSSLYAFPGLWTKLAYVASYFHLLLGILLIILITDEFQFRTFRQQLIDGLSPAGLIQGKVTVSGLLTLFGMLVVLLVGLYFGLRYATDSSTSPAEGLFDALLRYGVQALAYLSLAALFGFLIRKSGPAILLFLLYSWVIEPLLRLPVDDQIDRYFPTKVFSSLTPNPSQAVLETMTGPTSALSAAQAVPLALTYAALFWLGSYLLLRYRDL from the coding sequence ATGCTCGTACGTGCTGAACTCCGAAAGCTCCTGCCCTACCGCACGGTCTGGATTGTGCTGGCGCTCTTTGTGGGGCTGTTGGCTTTCTTCGTTTCGGTGGGTGGCAACGTGACCATCAATGGGCAGACCATGGGCAGCAGTCTGTACGCGTTCCCAGGCTTATGGACCAAGCTGGCTTACGTCGCCAGCTACTTTCACTTGCTGCTGGGTATTCTGCTTATCATCCTCATCACCGACGAGTTTCAGTTTCGCACCTTCCGCCAACAGCTCATCGATGGCTTATCGCCGGCGGGGCTGATACAGGGAAAAGTAACCGTATCGGGGCTGCTTACGCTGTTTGGGATGCTAGTAGTGCTGTTAGTCGGGCTTTACTTCGGCCTTAGGTATGCCACCGATTCCAGCACTTCCCCCGCAGAAGGATTGTTCGACGCGCTGCTTCGCTACGGTGTGCAGGCGCTGGCCTACCTCAGCTTGGCCGCTCTGTTTGGCTTCCTGATTCGCAAGAGCGGACCCGCCATTCTGCTTTTTCTGCTCTATTCGTGGGTAATTGAGCCCCTGCTGCGCCTGCCCGTCGATGATCAGATTGATCGTTATTTCCCCACCAAAGTATTTTCCAGCCTTACACCCAACCCCTCGCAGGCTGTTCTCGAAACCATGACCGGCCCCACCAGCGCCCTCAGCGCCGCACAGGCCGTGCCGCTTGCCCTCACCTATGCCGCTCTCTTCTGGCTCGGTAGCTACCTATTGCTTCGTTACCGGGATTTGTAG
- a CDS encoding glycosyltransferase: MHGFVESAAEFMQRYEIMIVPLLSGGGMRIKIIEGMALGKCIISTGLGSEGISVRNGHDIVLCDEPSEWINRIASYYNGELDQARIGQAARKTILSTYDNLQVVNHFVDLYRSLAAPGA, encoded by the coding sequence GTGCACGGCTTCGTTGAGTCGGCGGCGGAGTTTATGCAGCGCTATGAAATCATGATAGTGCCCTTGCTGAGCGGTGGCGGCATGCGCATCAAGATTATTGAGGGCATGGCGCTGGGCAAGTGTATCATCAGCACGGGCTTGGGCTCCGAAGGAATCAGCGTGCGCAACGGCCACGATATTGTGCTTTGTGATGAGCCCAGCGAGTGGATTAACCGTATTGCAAGCTATTACAACGGCGAATTAGATCAGGCTCGAATTGGGCAGGCAGCCCGCAAAACTATCTTGAGCACGTACGATAATCTTCAGGTTGTAAACCACTTTGTAGACTTGTACCGCAGCTTGGCTGCCCCCGGCGCCTAA